One genomic segment of Canis lupus baileyi chromosome 9, mCanLup2.hap1, whole genome shotgun sequence includes these proteins:
- the OTUB2 gene encoding ubiquitin thioesterase OTUB2 isoform X1: MSWNPPEPCLWARKLISGLEWIQAPAGLQYGLWPSETSFNLISEKCDILSILRDHPENRIYQRKIQELSKRFTGIRKTKGDGNCFYRALGYSYLESLLGKSREVLKFKERVLQTPNDLLAAGFEEHKFRNFFNAFYSVVELVEKDGSVSSLLKVFNDQSSSDQIVQFLRLLTSAFIKNRADFFRHFIDEEMDIKDFCTHEVEPMAMECDHIQITALSQALNIALQVEYVDEMDTALNHHVFPEAATPSVYLLYKTSHYNILYAADKR; this comes from the exons CCCTCCAGAGCCCTGCCTCTGGGCCAGGAAGCTTATCTCTGGGTTGGAATGgatccaggctccagctgggctGCAATATGGACTTTGGCCG AGTGAAACATCTTTCAACCTAATATCAGAAAAATGTGACATTCTATCAATTCTTCGGGATCATCCTGAAAACAGGATATACCAGAGGAAAATCCAG GAACTCAGCAAAAGGTTCACCGGGATCCGCAAGACCAAGGGGGATGGGAACTGCTTCTACCGGGCCTTGGGCTATTCCTACCTGGAATCCCTGCTGGGGAAGAGCAGGGAGGTCCTCAA GTTCAAAGAACGTGTCCTGCAGACCCCAAATGACCTCCTGGCTGCTGGTTTTGAGGAGCACAAGTTCCGAAACTTCTTTAATGCT TTTTACAGTGTGGTAGAGCTGGTAGAGAAGGATGGCTCAGTGTCCAGCCTGCTGAAGGTGTTCAACGACCAGAGCTCCTCGGACCAAATCGTGCAGTTTTTGCGCCTGCTCACCTCAGCCTTCATCAAGAACCGCGCAGACTTCTTCCGACACTTCATTGATGAGGAGATGGACATCAAAGACTTCTGTACTCAT GAAGTGGAGCCCATGGCCATGGAGTGTGACCACATCCAGATCACAGCCCTGTCTCAGGCACTGAACATCGCCCTGCAGGTGGAGTATGTGGATGAGATGGACACAGCGCTGAACCACCACGTGTTCCCCGAGGCTGCCACCCCTTCCGTTTACCTGCTCTATAAAACATCCCACTACAACATCCTTTATGCAGCCGATAAACGTTGA
- the OTUB2 gene encoding ubiquitin thioesterase OTUB2 isoform X2 encodes MSETSFNLISEKCDILSILRDHPENRIYQRKIQELSKRFTGIRKTKGDGNCFYRALGYSYLESLLGKSREVLKFKERVLQTPNDLLAAGFEEHKFRNFFNAFYSVVELVEKDGSVSSLLKVFNDQSSSDQIVQFLRLLTSAFIKNRADFFRHFIDEEMDIKDFCTHEVEPMAMECDHIQITALSQALNIALQVEYVDEMDTALNHHVFPEAATPSVYLLYKTSHYNILYAADKR; translated from the exons AGTGAAACATCTTTCAACCTAATATCAGAAAAATGTGACATTCTATCAATTCTTCGGGATCATCCTGAAAACAGGATATACCAGAGGAAAATCCAG GAACTCAGCAAAAGGTTCACCGGGATCCGCAAGACCAAGGGGGATGGGAACTGCTTCTACCGGGCCTTGGGCTATTCCTACCTGGAATCCCTGCTGGGGAAGAGCAGGGAGGTCCTCAA GTTCAAAGAACGTGTCCTGCAGACCCCAAATGACCTCCTGGCTGCTGGTTTTGAGGAGCACAAGTTCCGAAACTTCTTTAATGCT TTTTACAGTGTGGTAGAGCTGGTAGAGAAGGATGGCTCAGTGTCCAGCCTGCTGAAGGTGTTCAACGACCAGAGCTCCTCGGACCAAATCGTGCAGTTTTTGCGCCTGCTCACCTCAGCCTTCATCAAGAACCGCGCAGACTTCTTCCGACACTTCATTGATGAGGAGATGGACATCAAAGACTTCTGTACTCAT GAAGTGGAGCCCATGGCCATGGAGTGTGACCACATCCAGATCACAGCCCTGTCTCAGGCACTGAACATCGCCCTGCAGGTGGAGTATGTGGATGAGATGGACACAGCGCTGAACCACCACGTGTTCCCCGAGGCTGCCACCCCTTCCGTTTACCTGCTCTATAAAACATCCCACTACAACATCCTTTATGCAGCCGATAAACGTTGA